DNA from Amorphoplanes friuliensis DSM 7358:
CGCTCGCCAAGGTACGCAACATCGGCATCATGGCGCACATCGACGCTGGTAAGACCACGACGACCGAGCGGATCCTGTTCTACACCGGTATCACGTACAAGATCGGTGAAGTCCACGAGGGCGCGGCCGTCATGGACTGGATGGAGCAGGAACAGGAACGCGGTATCACCATCACCTCCGCCGCCACGAAGTGCGAGTGGAAGGGCTACACGATTCAGATCATCGACACGCCCGGCCACGTCGACTTCACGGTCGAGGTCGAGCGGTCGCTGCGTGTGCTCGACGGTGCCGTCGCGGTCTACGACGGCGTCGCCGGCGTGGAGCCCCAGACGGAGAACGTCTGGCGGCAGGCGGACAAGTACCACGTCCCCCGGATGTGCTTCGTCAACAAGCTCGACCGGACCGGCGCGGACTTCTTCCGCTGCGTTCAGATGATGATCGACCGGCTCAACGCCACCCCGCTGGTCCTCCAGATCCCGATCGGGCTCGAGGGCGACCACATCGGTGTCGTCGACCTGATCACCATGAAGGCGCTCACCTGGCGCGGGGAGACCCAGAAGGGTGAGGACTACGCGATCGAGGAGATCCCGGCAGATCTGCTGGACTCCGCGACCGAGTGGCGCGAGAAGCTCATCGAGACGCTCGCCGACGTGGACGACTTCGTCATGGAGAAGTACCTCGAGGGCGAAGAGGTCTCGCAGCCGGAGATCAAGGCCGCCATCCGGCGCGCCACGATCGCCAGCAAGGCGAACCCGGTGCTGTGCGGTTCGGCGTTCAAGAACAAGGGCGTTCAGCCCATGCTCGACGCCGTGGTCGACTACCTGCCGTCGCCCCTGGACGTTCCGGCCATCGACGGCACCGCGACCGACGGCGAGACGCCGATCATCCGCAAGCCGTCGAACGACGAGCCCTTCTCCGGTCTGGCCTTCAAGATCCAGACGGACAAGCACCTCGGCAAGCTGACGTACGTCCGGGTCTACTCCGGCACGCTCGAGTCCGGTTCCCAGGTGGTCAACTCCACCAAGGACCGCAAGGAGCGGATCGGCAAGATCTACCAGATGCACGCCAACAAGCGTGAAGAGCGTCCAACGGCGTGGGCCGGCGACATCATCGCCGTGCAGGGTCTCAAGCAGACCACCACCGGTGACACGCTCAGCGACCCGGCACACCCGGTCATCCTCGAGTCGATGACGTTCCCGGAGCCGGTCATCCAGGTCGCCATCGAGCCGAAGACCAAGTCGGACCAGGAGAAGCTGGGCGTCGCGATCCAGCGCCTGGCCGAAGAGGACCCGACGTTCCGCGTCTTCAACGACGAGGAGACCGGTCAGACGGTCATCGCCGGCATGGGCGAGCTCCACCTGGACATCCTGGTGGACCGCATGCGCCGCGAGTTCAACGTCGAGGCCAACATCGGTAAGCCGCAGGTGGCGTACCGTGAGACGATCCGCGGCAAGGTGGAGAAGCTCACGTACGTGCACAAGAAGCAGACCGGTGGCTCCGGCCAGTACGCGAAGGTCGTCGTCACCGTCGAGCCGCTCGAGCTCGCCGCGGACGGCCCGACCTACGAGTTCGTCAACGCGGTGTCCGGTGGTCGCATCCCCAAGGAGTACATCCCTTCGGTGGACGCGGGCGCGCAGGACTCCCTGCAGTACGGCGTCCTCGCCGGCTACCCGCTGGTCGGCGTCAAGCTGACCCTGGTGGACGGTCAGTACCACGAGGTCGACTCGTCGGAAATGGCGTTCAAGATCGCCGGCTCGATCGTGATGAAGGAGGCGGCCCGCAAGGCCGACCCCGCTCTCCTCGAGCCGATGATGTCCGTTGAGGTCACCACCCCTGAGGACAACATGGGTGACGTCATCGGTGACCTCAACTCCCGCCGCGGCATCATCCAGTCGATGGAGGAGCGCTCCGGCGCTCGGGTCATCAAGTCGCTGGTGCCGCTCTCGGAGATGTTCGGCTACGTCGGCGACCTGCGGTCGAAGACTCAGGGCCGGGCGAGCTACAGCATGCAGTTCGACTCCTACGCCGAGGTTCCTCAGAGCGTGGCGAAGGAGATCATCGCTAAGGCCACCGGCGCCTGATGCGTTGAGGCACGTGCGGTCCGTCGAGGACCGCACGTGCACGAGCAGTCGACAGAGTCCCTGAGCGCCTTCACCGGCGTGCCGGGCGATTAGAAAAGACACAGTCCACAGGAGGACACCAGTGGCGAAGGCGAAGTTCGAGCGGACTAAGCCGCACGTCAACATCGGCACCATTGGTCACATCGACCACGGTAAGACGACGCTGACTGCGGCCATCACGAAGGTCCTGCACGACCAGTACCCGGACCTGAACCCCTACACGCCGTTCGACGAGATCGACAAGGCGCCGGAGGAGAAGGCCCGCGGCATCACGATCTCGATCGCGCACGTCGAGTACCAGACCGCTGCGCGTCACTACGCGCACGTGGACTGCCCCGGCCACGCCGACTACATCAAGAACATGATCACCGGTGCCGCGCAGATGGACGGCGCGATCCTGGTGGTTGCCGCGACCGACGGCCCGATGCCGCAGACCAAGGAGCACGTGCTCCTGGCCCGCCAGGTCGGCGTTCCGTACATCGTCGTGGCGCTGAACAAGAGCGACATGGTCGACGACGAGGAGCTCCTGGAGCTCGTCGAGCTCGAGGTTCGCGAGCTGCTCAGCACGTACGAGTTCCCCGGCGACGACCTTCCGGTCGTGCGCGTCTCGGCGCTGAAGGCGCTCGAGGGCGACGCCGAGTGGAGCGGCAAGCTCATGGAGCTGATGAACGCGGTCGACACCGCGATCCCGCAGCCCGAGCGTGACGTCGAGAAGCCGTTCCTCATGCCCATCGAGGACGTCTTCACGATCACCGGTCGTGGCACGGTCGTCACCGGCCGGGCCGAGCGCGGCATCCTCAAGCCGAACGAGGAGGTCGAGATCGTGGGTATCCGCGAGAAGTCGACCAAGACCGTTTGCACCGGCATCGAGATGTTCCGCAAGCTGCTCGACGAGGCCCGCGCGGGTGAGAACGTCGGCCTCCTGCTGCGTGGTATCAAGCGCGAGGACGTCGAGCGCGGCATGGTCGTCGTCAAGCCCGGCTCGAGCACCCCGCACACGGAGTTCGAGGGCCAGGTCTACATCCTCTCGAAGGAAGAGGGCGGCCGGCACACGCCGTTCTTCCAGAACTACCGCCCGCAGTTCTACTTCCGCACCACGGACGTCACCGGCGTCGTCACGCTGCCCGAGGGCACCGAGATGGTCATGCCGGGCGACTCCACCAGCATGTCGGTGAAGCTGATCCAGCCCATCGCCATGGAGCAGGGCCTCAAGTTCGCGATCCGTGAGGGTGGCCGCACCGTCGGCGCCGGAACGGTCACGAAGATCAACGTCTGAGTTGGTTTGGTAACCCCGATTAGCGTTGCCGCAGTCGATGCGGCATACTAGTCAGGTTGCGTCCGCGCAGGGTGGTTGATTGCCTGGTTCTCAAGGGCTTCGGCTTTCGAGATTGGGCAGTCAACCACCCTCGCCGGGTGTCCGGCGTGGTTCCACGAGCCGCCGGCATCCCCGATCCCGACGGATCAAGGAAAACTCTTCGGAGAATTCCTTGCGGGCATGATCGCTCCAGATACCTGGGGCGGAGCCTGGTTCACCAGCGCGACACGCCCGACCGCGGGGGTCGGACATCGCAGGACCAACGGTCCTGCGGGCATGCGAGGGCCACAGCTTTCGCACGTAGCGGCATCGAGAGAAGGAAACAGAAGCCACCATGGCGGGACAGAAGATCCGCATCCGGCTCAAGGCCTATGACCACGAGGTCGTCGACTCCTCGGCGCGCAAGATCGTCGAGACGGTTACGCGTACCGGTGCGCAGGTTGCTGGCCCGGTGCCGCTGCCCACGGAGATCAACCGTTTCTGCGTGATCCGTTCGCCGCACAAGTACAAGGACTCGCGCGAGCACTTCGAGATGCGCACGCACAAGCGTCTGATCGACATCATCGACCCGACACCGAAGACGGTCGACTCGCTTATGCGCCTCGACCTCCCGGCTGGCGTCGACATCGAGATCAAGCTGTAGGGATCCGGACAATGGACAGGCAAGTGAAGGGCATCCTGGGCGCCAAGCTCGGCATGACCCAGGTCTGGGACAACAACAAGGTCGTCCCGGTAACCGTGGTGCAGGCCGGCCCGTGCGTCGTGACCCAGGTCCGCACCTCCGAGACTGACG
Protein-coding regions in this window:
- the fusA gene encoding elongation factor G; translated protein: MAAADALAKVRNIGIMAHIDAGKTTTTERILFYTGITYKIGEVHEGAAVMDWMEQEQERGITITSAATKCEWKGYTIQIIDTPGHVDFTVEVERSLRVLDGAVAVYDGVAGVEPQTENVWRQADKYHVPRMCFVNKLDRTGADFFRCVQMMIDRLNATPLVLQIPIGLEGDHIGVVDLITMKALTWRGETQKGEDYAIEEIPADLLDSATEWREKLIETLADVDDFVMEKYLEGEEVSQPEIKAAIRRATIASKANPVLCGSAFKNKGVQPMLDAVVDYLPSPLDVPAIDGTATDGETPIIRKPSNDEPFSGLAFKIQTDKHLGKLTYVRVYSGTLESGSQVVNSTKDRKERIGKIYQMHANKREERPTAWAGDIIAVQGLKQTTTGDTLSDPAHPVILESMTFPEPVIQVAIEPKTKSDQEKLGVAIQRLAEEDPTFRVFNDEETGQTVIAGMGELHLDILVDRMRREFNVEANIGKPQVAYRETIRGKVEKLTYVHKKQTGGSGQYAKVVVTVEPLELAADGPTYEFVNAVSGGRIPKEYIPSVDAGAQDSLQYGVLAGYPLVGVKLTLVDGQYHEVDSSEMAFKIAGSIVMKEAARKADPALLEPMMSVEVTTPEDNMGDVIGDLNSRRGIIQSMEERSGARVIKSLVPLSEMFGYVGDLRSKTQGRASYSMQFDSYAEVPQSVAKEIIAKATGA
- the tuf gene encoding elongation factor Tu; the protein is MAKAKFERTKPHVNIGTIGHIDHGKTTLTAAITKVLHDQYPDLNPYTPFDEIDKAPEEKARGITISIAHVEYQTAARHYAHVDCPGHADYIKNMITGAAQMDGAILVVAATDGPMPQTKEHVLLARQVGVPYIVVALNKSDMVDDEELLELVELEVRELLSTYEFPGDDLPVVRVSALKALEGDAEWSGKLMELMNAVDTAIPQPERDVEKPFLMPIEDVFTITGRGTVVTGRAERGILKPNEEVEIVGIREKSTKTVCTGIEMFRKLLDEARAGENVGLLLRGIKREDVERGMVVVKPGSSTPHTEFEGQVYILSKEEGGRHTPFFQNYRPQFYFRTTDVTGVVTLPEGTEMVMPGDSTSMSVKLIQPIAMEQGLKFAIREGGRTVGAGTVTKINV
- the rpsJ gene encoding 30S ribosomal protein S10, with the translated sequence MAGQKIRIRLKAYDHEVVDSSARKIVETVTRTGAQVAGPVPLPTEINRFCVIRSPHKYKDSREHFEMRTHKRLIDIIDPTPKTVDSLMRLDLPAGVDIEIKL